The Terriglobia bacterium genomic sequence CGGCGATGTCGCCGGATTTGAACTTCTTCACGGCGGAACCGACTTTAGTGACGCGTCCGACGATCTCGTGGCCGGGGACGCAGGGATAGCTGGTGGGCATCGCCTCGCTCCATTCGTTACGGACCGTGTGCAGATCGGAGTGGCAGATGCCGCAGAACAGTATCTCAAGCTGCACATCGGTTTCAATCGGATCGCGCCTCGAAATTACCGCCGAGGCAAGTGGTGATGTGGCGCTCGAAGCAGAATAGGCCTTCGCTTTGTACATGGATTCAAGCTCCTATATAGAAATTATACTTTGCGTGCAGGGTGGGCCGGCGCGCGAGGCCAATAACAGGTCGTTGATCATGAATCTCCCGCTCCGCCGCAATCCTGCAGGGTCTCGGGCTTTGATGCTCACTTTCAAGTTCGGTTGCGGGCAAGCTGTCTTCTCCCGTTCTCCCCAAAATGGTCTCCGGACTTATTTCCGGTATTGTTCGTCGGATACCTTCTCCATCCACTCGACCACCTTGCCATCCTTTTTTTCGTGGACGGCGATGTGCATCATGGCGGTGGCCGGCGTGGCCCCGTGCCAGTGCTTTTCGCCTGGAGCGAACCAGACCACATCTCCCGGCCGAACCTCCTCGACTGGTCCGCCCCAGCGCTGCACCCAGCCACAGCCGGAGGTAACGATGAGAGCCTGGCCCAGAGGATGGGTGTGCCACGCAGTGCGCGCGCCCGGCTCGAATGTTACGCTGGCGCCTTGAACAAGCGCTGGATCAGTCGTCTGAATAAGCGGATCAATCCGCACCGTGCCGGTGAACCACTCTGAAGGACCTTTCACAGAAGGTTGCGAGCCCACTCTTTTGATTTCCATTCGCTGCACTCCTCTTGTCGATGCTGAGAATCATAGATTTCCTGTTCCCGGTTCACTGCCGCTGTCGAAAGGGAACCGGCAATTACACAGACGTCTTGGCTTCGGCCAGCATTCGATCGATCTCTTCCGTTCACCGAACCCCAAGGGTGGAGACTTCCAAGTTTACTCCTTTACGCTGCCTGGCAGGAAGAAGATACGACTCTATGTCCGTAAATGGACGGGCGCTCGTCCTAAAGCTTTGAAGCAGGGGAGGGAGGATGGCCGCGCCCGCCAAAGAAAGCAAGTCAACCGGCAGGATATGGATCACGTGCGGCGCTCAATGCTGTTGTGCTTTACACGCCGGGTTTCCAACCGTGCTCGATAAGTGAACCCCGGGGTAGAAATCCTGGTTGGTTTTCGAAATCGGATAGGCGCGGCTGGCGAAGTATAGATCCGCCCGGTCCAAGTTCCCACCGAGAAGAACTGCTGCCGAACCAAGCTCTCTTGCATAACGAACACGGGTGGTCAAGCGTGGCAGTGGGCGTTTACAGACAGTACAGAGTCATCCAATTAGCAGGAGCACTCACCGGCCCGATTACTGCTTCTCCTCCGTGTGCGCCGTTGGAATCGTGCGGCTGGCGCGCCCGGCCCGCCTTCCCGGGATACAAACAGCTTGTGTGCTTCACACCGCCTGCCTCTCACAGATATCTCAGCAGACGATTGCAGCGTTTTTTATCCGCAGCAAAAAATTAATTTATCCAAAAGTTTTTTATCGCACGCAACATAACTATTGATTGGACAGCAAATACACAATTTCATTATGGTAACCACGCTGGTTGGGGCAGAACTCCAAAAAGACAAGGAAGGGCCCTGGAATGAAACTCTCACGGCTTACCGTGGGGCCAATGGTGGTCTTCTTCACAATTGTAACGAACTGTTTCTGGTTGAATGCCCAGCAGGCCCCTGGAACGGCAGGATCGACAATCGCGGCTGACGCTTCTGCGAAGATCGAGGAACTCCAGAAGGAACTGGATGCGCTCAAAGCCCAAATTGATCAATTGAAGAAAGCCCGGGAAAAGAATGAGGCGCCGGCAGCCGATCCGGGATCTGCGGTGGTGACGCCAGTGCCAGCCGCGACCGCCCGGAAGCCAGGCTTGGCGGAAACCCTCTTTGATTCCACTACGATCAGCGGTTCTGTTGATGGGTACTACGGACTTGATTTTGAACACCCGGCAAGTCGTCAGGCGGGGCTGAGAGTCTTTGACAATTACACCAACCAATTCTCGTTGAACCTTGCTGAACTTGTTGTCAAAAGAAGCCCGGACAAGAACACCCGGTTGGGTTACAACCTGACCTTAGGATTCGGAAATGCCATGCACGTGGTTAACGCATTGGAGCCGGGAGGAGAATCGTTTGCTCAAAATGTGAAGGAAGCATATCTTTCGTACCTTGCGCCAATTGGCAAGGGAGTTCAAATCGACTTCGGGAAATT encodes the following:
- a CDS encoding cupin domain-containing protein — encoded protein: MEIKRVGSQPSVKGPSEWFTGTVRIDPLIQTTDPALVQGASVTFEPGARTAWHTHPLGQALIVTSGCGWVQRWGGPVEEVRPGDVVWFAPGEKHWHGATPATAMMHIAVHEKKDGKVVEWMEKVSDEQYRK